From a single Mangifera indica cultivar Alphonso chromosome 19, CATAS_Mindica_2.1, whole genome shotgun sequence genomic region:
- the LOC123202847 gene encoding uncharacterized protein LOC123202847 — translation MADPKALSAKNKKLLAKIELNLAISNSTSSLTYIDAMAKKEKSSPALKSALEYCVSQYQYTVQCFKMALMDLDVDPETANYDAFVANDGQYYCGEQLNSKGFHSQVVDSINTGNYYVMLYSRIGQIITNKMT, via the exons ATGGCAG ATCCTAAAGCCTTGTCTGCAAAGAACAAGAAATTGTTGGCGAAGATCGAGCTAAACTTGGCTATATCTAATTCCACAAGCAGCCTAACATACATTGATGCAATGGCAAAGAAGGAAAAATCTTCACCCGCACTGAAATCGGCACTCGAGTACTGCGTTTCACAGTATCAATATACTGTGCAGTGTTTTAAAATGGCTTTGATGGATTTGGATGTTGATCCTGAGACTGCAAATTATGATGCGTTTGTTGCTAATGATGGTCAATATTACTGTGGAGAACAGCTGAATTCTAAAGGGTTTCATTCCCAAGTTGTGGATTCAATTAATACTGGAAATTATTATGTGATGCTGTATAGTCGCATTGGACAAATTATTACCAATAAGATGACCTGA